In one window of Tellurirhabdus rosea DNA:
- a CDS encoding zinc-dependent alcohol dehydrogenase, translated as MLAMNYRGPQRVRIDHKPMPEILHPEDAIVRVTRSCICGSDLHLYNGNVPDTRVGTTFGHEFVGIVEEVGPEVHNVKVGDHVLVPFNIACGRCHFCQQGLYGNCHESNPEATAVGGIFGYSHTAGGYHGGQAEYVRVPYANFGPTVIPEGMDLDDAVMLTDVVPTAYQAAEMGGIQPGDTVVVFGAGPVGIMAARCSWLFGAGRVIIIDHVEYRLEFAKNYAHCEAYNFKEMDDVVLFLKKETDWMGADVVIDAVGAEAAGDAMQTITGRKMLLQAGSATALHWAINSVKKGGIVSIVGVYGPTGNLIPIGNVVNKGLTIRANQASVKKHLPRLIEHIQNGILNPKGLITHRVPLEEISDAYRIFSDKLDNCIKPVLIPPRAA; from the coding sequence ATGCTCGCAATGAACTACCGCGGCCCGCAACGGGTCCGCATCGACCACAAACCCATGCCCGAAATCCTCCACCCCGAGGACGCCATCGTTCGGGTAACCCGTTCCTGCATCTGCGGGTCCGATCTGCACCTCTACAACGGCAACGTTCCCGATACCCGGGTGGGCACCACCTTTGGTCATGAGTTTGTCGGTATCGTGGAAGAAGTGGGGCCGGAAGTCCATAACGTGAAGGTCGGCGACCACGTGCTCGTGCCTTTCAACATCGCCTGCGGCCGGTGCCACTTCTGTCAGCAGGGCCTCTACGGCAACTGCCACGAGTCGAACCCCGAGGCTACTGCGGTGGGCGGCATTTTCGGCTATTCGCACACGGCCGGCGGCTACCACGGCGGACAGGCCGAATACGTGCGCGTGCCGTACGCCAACTTCGGCCCGACGGTCATTCCGGAAGGGATGGACCTGGACGATGCCGTGATGCTCACGGACGTGGTCCCGACGGCCTACCAGGCCGCCGAAATGGGCGGCATCCAGCCCGGCGATACGGTCGTCGTTTTCGGCGCCGGCCCGGTCGGCATCATGGCGGCCCGCTGCTCGTGGCTGTTCGGAGCCGGACGGGTCATCATCATCGACCATGTCGAATACCGGCTTGAGTTTGCCAAAAACTACGCGCACTGCGAAGCCTATAACTTCAAGGAAATGGACGACGTGGTCCTGTTCCTGAAAAAGGAAACCGACTGGATGGGAGCCGATGTCGTCATCGATGCCGTGGGCGCCGAAGCCGCCGGCGACGCCATGCAGACCATCACGGGCCGCAAAATGCTGCTGCAGGCCGGGTCGGCCACGGCGCTGCACTGGGCCATCAACTCCGTCAAGAAAGGCGGAATTGTCTCCATCGTGGGCGTCTACGGACCGACGGGCAACCTGATTCCGATCGGTAACGTCGTCAACAAAGGGCTGACCATCCGGGCCAACCAGGCGTCGGTCAAAAAGCACCTGCCGCGCCTGATCGAGCACATCCAGAACGGCATTCTGAACCCGAAAGGGCTGATTACGCACCGCGTGCCGCTGGAAGAAATCTCGGACGCCTACCGCATTTTCTCGGACAAACTCGACAACTGCATCAAACCCGTGCTGATTCCGCCCAGGGCGGCGTAA
- a CDS encoding HD domain-containing protein: METTNLSKQLEFIKEVDKLKYILRRTKLFNSDRNENDAEHSWHLSLMALVLVEHANFPVDLLKVIKMLLIHDIVEIDAGDTFIYDTQKSHDNTEEERVAAERIFGLLPDAQARELIAIWEEFEEGQTPEAKFARTMDRLEPLLQNTSNNGGTWNEFGVTYERVYAKKQVIQKGSTRIWQYAEQLLNDSVENGILKK, translated from the coding sequence ATGGAAACGACGAATCTCTCAAAGCAACTGGAGTTCATCAAGGAAGTAGACAAGCTTAAATACATCCTCCGCAGGACGAAGCTCTTTAACAGTGACCGCAACGAGAACGATGCGGAACACAGCTGGCACCTCTCCCTGATGGCCCTGGTTTTAGTCGAGCACGCCAATTTTCCGGTTGATCTGCTCAAGGTAATCAAGATGCTGCTGATCCATGATATTGTCGAAATAGACGCGGGTGACACCTTTATTTATGACACCCAGAAAAGCCACGACAATACCGAAGAGGAAAGAGTCGCGGCCGAGCGGATTTTTGGGTTGCTGCCCGATGCTCAGGCCCGTGAGCTGATAGCCATCTGGGAGGAGTTTGAAGAAGGGCAAACCCCTGAAGCTAAATTTGCCCGGACCATGGACCGCCTCGAACCCCTGCTTCAGAACACGTCGAATAACGGCGGTACCTGGAATGAGTTCGGCGTGACCTATGAAAGGGTGTATGCCAAAAAACAAGTCATCCAAAAGGGCTCCACCCGAATCTGGCAATACGCAGAGCAGCTCCTTAATGACAGCGTTGAAAACGGAATCCTGAAAAAGTAG
- a CDS encoding EamA family transporter, whose translation MKTDAAPKGWLVLAFIAIYFVWGTTYLANLFALEAMTPFIISALRYVVAGLLLATLAYGKGQAFPKRKELRDLAISGTLMLAGGSGLVVVAEQYISSGSAAVIVATEPLWFVLLDRRRWRLYFNDRKMITGLLLGFLGIVLFTRFTPMHSPQGSPSGSPLLGTMIVLAGVILWVIGTLFASRRIKPNAYTLWHPTAQLLAAGIFAGLIAGLAGEWTVFDFREVSGPSWGGLGFLILFGSLIGYLAYGWLVTVQPPALVSTHTYVNPLVALLMGWLFVGEPIASQQLMALAVALLGVVLTQTSKVHAEAHYDGEGEVETHS comes from the coding sequence ATGAAAACAGATGCAGCTCCGAAGGGGTGGCTGGTGCTGGCGTTTATCGCAATTTATTTTGTTTGGGGCACTACTTACCTGGCCAACCTGTTTGCGCTCGAAGCCATGACACCCTTTATCATATCAGCCCTTCGCTACGTGGTCGCAGGCTTGTTGCTGGCGACTCTGGCTTACGGTAAAGGGCAAGCGTTTCCCAAGAGGAAAGAGCTTCGGGACTTAGCGATTAGTGGTACACTCATGCTCGCAGGCGGCTCAGGTCTGGTTGTCGTGGCCGAGCAGTATATCTCATCCGGTTCCGCTGCGGTTATTGTCGCCACGGAGCCGCTTTGGTTCGTGCTTTTGGACCGCCGCCGCTGGAGACTGTATTTTAACGATAGAAAAATGATTACGGGTCTGTTATTGGGCTTTTTGGGGATTGTTCTGTTCACCCGATTTACACCCATGCACTCCCCTCAGGGAAGCCCGTCAGGAAGTCCGCTTCTGGGGACGATGATTGTGCTGGCGGGCGTGATCCTGTGGGTAATCGGGACCTTGTTCGCATCGCGGCGGATAAAGCCGAACGCTTATACGCTTTGGCATCCAACGGCCCAGTTACTGGCAGCGGGTATTTTTGCCGGCCTGATTGCCGGGCTGGCTGGCGAGTGGACGGTCTTCGATTTCCGGGAAGTGTCGGGGCCGTCCTGGGGAGGGCTAGGCTTTCTCATCCTCTTCGGTTCGCTCATCGGCTACCTTGCCTACGGTTGGCTGGTGACCGTCCAGCCCCCTGCGCTGGTCAGTACCCATACGTATGTCAACCCGCTGGTGGCGCTGCTGATGGGCTGGCTGTTTGTCGGGGAACCCATCGCCAGCCAGCAATTGATGGCCCTGGCGGTGGCGCTGCTTGGGGTCGTTCTGACTCAGACGAGTAAAGTCCATGCCGAGGCCCATTACGACGGAGAGGGTGAGGTTGAAACTCATTCCTAA
- a CDS encoding RNA polymerase sigma factor, with protein MSFNAEDVQVWQAFQQGDEEAYTRIYRVHIRPMYRYGMSLTPISEAFVLDCIHDVFAELWVKRTRLTCPDNIRYYLLKALKTRMIHLLQRKERPFQSLNNLDFDDLWAEPSSEEIFTEQQESTNRKELVQKLINQLPPRQQEAVRLRFVEELDYTEIAEVLTINRQSAQNLVFRAVEKLRQWLIA; from the coding sequence GTGTCATTCAACGCAGAAGACGTTCAGGTTTGGCAGGCGTTCCAGCAGGGCGACGAAGAGGCCTATACCCGGATCTACAGGGTCCATATTCGACCCATGTACCGCTACGGGATGAGCCTTACGCCTATCTCTGAAGCGTTTGTGCTGGATTGTATTCACGATGTTTTTGCCGAGCTTTGGGTGAAGCGGACCCGCCTGACGTGTCCGGACAACATACGCTACTACCTCCTGAAGGCGCTGAAAACGCGCATGATTCACCTGCTCCAACGCAAAGAACGACCGTTCCAGTCCCTGAATAACCTGGATTTCGATGACCTCTGGGCCGAGCCTTCCTCCGAAGAGATTTTTACGGAACAGCAGGAGTCCACAAACCGGAAGGAACTCGTTCAGAAGCTCATCAACCAGCTGCCGCCCCGCCAGCAGGAAGCCGTCCGGCTGCGGTTTGTGGAGGAACTGGATTACACCGAAATCGCGGAAGTGCTCACCATCAACCGGCAATCGGCGCAGAACCTGGTTTTCAGAGCGGTAGAAAAGCTCCGGCAGTGGCTGATCGCCTAA
- a CDS encoding DeoR family transcriptional regulator — MNEATRKRLRLILEGLAAGEDARPRQWADQFGVAEKTVKRDFALLREAGWIHGVGALKNGHYMLTEDGKRLFSNAN, encoded by the coding sequence GTGAATGAAGCAACCCGGAAGCGGTTGCGACTCATTTTGGAGGGGTTGGCGGCCGGAGAAGACGCCCGACCCAGACAATGGGCTGACCAATTTGGTGTCGCCGAAAAAACCGTAAAACGCGACTTTGCGCTACTCCGTGAAGCGGGATGGATTCACGGAGTAGGCGCGTTGAAAAACGGTCATTACATGCTCACCGAAGACGGCAAACGCCTGTTTTCAAACGCTAATTAA
- a CDS encoding restriction endonuclease subunit S encodes MTKVVKLGEVCSKILSGGTPSTEKSDFWNGNIPWITSADVQGHFTVTPRKFLTEKAGADILPAGNVLVVTRVGLGKVAVNDQPLAFSQDLQGLILKPVIDSKFLVYGLSEKLQKFKVISRGATIKGVTRDDLVNIEIPLPPLPEQRRIAALLDRADALRQKDRQLLAHYDALAQSVFLDMFGEEGRWPTVNIEAISNGKGSMRTGPFGSDLLHSEFVEKGVFVLGINNVVNNRFEWAKSRFITEEKYEKLKRYTVYPGDVLISIMGTTGRTAVVPDDMPAAINSKHLVAITLNKHTAVPMYLTYSFLYDPDVRYQLKSQNKGAIMDGLNLGVIKALKIKQPPLSL; translated from the coding sequence ATGACTAAAGTTGTTAAGCTGGGGGAGGTTTGTAGTAAAATATTAAGTGGAGGTACTCCTTCAACTGAGAAATCTGATTTTTGGAATGGTAATATTCCTTGGATAACAAGTGCCGATGTACAAGGCCATTTTACGGTAACACCACGAAAGTTTTTAACGGAAAAAGCGGGTGCCGACATACTTCCAGCGGGAAACGTTCTTGTCGTCACTCGTGTAGGCTTAGGAAAAGTTGCTGTCAATGATCAACCATTAGCGTTTAGTCAGGATTTACAGGGGTTAATTTTAAAACCAGTCATTGATAGCAAATTCTTGGTATACGGGTTATCGGAAAAACTACAAAAGTTTAAGGTTATCAGCCGAGGAGCAACCATAAAAGGAGTTACAAGGGATGATCTAGTCAACATCGAAATTCCCCTGCCGCCGCTCCCCGAACAACGCCGGATTGCGGCCCTGTTAGACCGCGCCGACGCCCTGCGGCAGAAAGACCGCCAACTGCTCGCCCACTACGACGCCCTCGCCCAAAGCGTTTTTCTGGATATGTTCGGCGAAGAAGGTCGCTGGCCTACAGTCAATATCGAAGCAATTTCAAACGGAAAAGGAAGCATGAGGACAGGGCCATTTGGAAGTGATTTGCTTCATAGTGAGTTTGTTGAAAAAGGAGTATTCGTCTTAGGTATTAATAATGTTGTCAATAATCGCTTTGAATGGGCAAAGTCTCGTTTTATTACAGAAGAGAAGTACGAAAAGCTAAAAAGATACACTGTTTATCCTGGGGATGTTTTGATTTCAATTATGGGTACAACCGGAAGAACTGCTGTTGTGCCTGACGACATGCCAGCAGCGATTAATTCCAAACATTTGGTAGCAATTACTTTAAACAAGCACACTGCTGTACCGATGTACCTTACATATTCTTTTCTCTATGACCCTGACGTAAGGTATCAGCTAAAATCTCAGAACAAAGGAGCGATTATGGATGGACTAAACTTAGGTGTTATTAAAGCGCTAAAAATTAAGCAGCCCCCTCTTTCCCTCTAA
- a CDS encoding type I restriction endonuclease subunit R: MYQQPHLLKNTGNQAFHAVQAHFSPADSLPMLKVLFGFATLFDRLYIRSAAPSAGFDESLLPTQPRYLTADEREELRQLQAEQEQTIQISQALLQAREAEIERLKAQLEDRNQPLRTYTGVLSEQQTRELYIDRLLREAGWQIGKNVTVEEVLTVADRADYVLRGDDGLPLVEVEAKRTTRDAKEGQRQAIRYADALEAKHGRRPLLYYTNGFQTHFWDDRRYPPRPVQGFHTPDEMERLIARRQEAKPLATQKVNKTIADRYYQKAAIAAVGEHFGKGFRKSLLVMATGSGKTRTAAALVDVLMRAGWIKRVLFLADRRSLVRQACNSFGRYVPHLTGVNLLEEDEIAGAHLVFSTYQTVLNRIDALWSGDQRTLGIGYIDLIIIDEAHRSIYKKYSAIFEYFDALLVGLTATPKDETDRDTFTFFDLPQHEPTYDYSLSQAVADGYLRPYKGVAVPLKFPRQGIRYDDLSEEEKEKYEETFGDENGNVPDGFDPDELNTWLFNQDTVDKVLLYLMERGQKIEGGDRLGKSIIFAKNHAHPEYIVQRFDLLFPHLRGHFCKLIDYSLGAVESQKLIDEFSDEKKNEFQLAVSVDMLDTGIDIPEVVNLVFFKRVMSRAKFWQMIGRGTRLRPHLFGPGRHKEFFYIFDFCDNFSFFSQQTEERDTPVPPSLSEQIFLTRLRIVRAIPDEATGDLLAFREEVRETLHGQVQALDEDSFLVRQQWEVVSHYKDAARWRVLDEADVTALRTHVAPLVRDERSDESARRFDLLVLQTALARLSGQGRQEAALTARIQRVARGLQKKGSVPEVARQMPQLEQWSKEDFWPAVPVGSLEPIRLTGRGLVRYLDKDTREPIYTNFTDEISGPEEVHEHLVGYASSEAYRDRMESIIRKNSNHLTIRKLRFNTPITEAELGELEWMLFEETGLESREQFTQVLGERPLGEFVRSLVGLDVTAAKEAFSAFLEAGSLTVAQQTFLNTLIEYLAENGTIELKVLFKQPFTDIDSGGVVNLFDDRSTQLFSIIEGINGNAKAVG; this comes from the coding sequence TTGTATCAGCAGCCTCATCTGCTGAAAAACACCGGCAATCAGGCCTTCCACGCCGTCCAGGCCCATTTCAGCCCGGCCGACTCCCTGCCGATGCTGAAGGTGCTGTTCGGCTTCGCTACCCTTTTCGACCGGCTTTATATCCGCAGTGCGGCCCCGTCGGCCGGCTTCGACGAAAGTCTGCTGCCCACCCAGCCCCGCTACCTGACCGCCGACGAACGGGAGGAGCTTCGTCAGTTGCAGGCGGAGCAGGAACAGACCATTCAGATCAGTCAGGCGCTGCTGCAAGCCAGAGAAGCCGAAATAGAACGCCTGAAAGCCCAGCTGGAAGACCGCAACCAACCCCTGCGGACTTATACCGGCGTGCTGAGCGAACAGCAGACCCGCGAGTTGTACATCGACCGGCTGCTGCGGGAGGCGGGCTGGCAAATCGGAAAAAATGTGACCGTGGAGGAGGTGCTGACCGTCGCCGACCGGGCGGATTACGTGCTACGGGGGGACGACGGGCTTCCGCTGGTGGAGGTGGAGGCCAAGCGTACCACCCGTGATGCCAAAGAAGGCCAGCGGCAGGCCATCCGGTACGCCGACGCGCTGGAAGCAAAACACGGTCGTCGGCCGCTGCTTTATTACACCAACGGCTTTCAGACCCATTTCTGGGACGACCGGCGCTATCCACCCCGACCCGTGCAGGGGTTTCATACGCCCGATGAAATGGAGCGGCTCATTGCCCGTCGCCAGGAGGCTAAACCCCTCGCTACTCAGAAAGTCAACAAAACCATTGCCGACCGCTATTATCAGAAAGCGGCCATTGCGGCCGTGGGCGAACATTTCGGGAAAGGCTTTCGAAAATCCCTGCTGGTAATGGCCACCGGCAGCGGCAAAACCCGCACCGCCGCCGCACTGGTGGATGTGCTGATGCGGGCGGGCTGGATCAAGCGGGTGCTGTTTCTGGCCGACCGTCGGTCGCTGGTGCGACAGGCCTGTAACAGCTTCGGTCGCTATGTACCCCACCTGACGGGCGTCAACCTGCTGGAAGAGGACGAAATCGCCGGGGCGCATCTGGTGTTCTCAACGTACCAGACCGTTCTGAACCGCATCGACGCTCTCTGGAGCGGTGACCAGCGGACGCTGGGAATAGGCTATATCGACCTGATCATCATCGACGAAGCACACCGCAGCATTTACAAAAAATACAGCGCCATTTTTGAATATTTCGACGCCCTGCTGGTGGGACTGACGGCCACGCCCAAAGACGAAACCGACCGCGATACGTTCACCTTTTTCGATCTGCCCCAGCACGAACCAACCTACGACTACTCGCTGAGTCAGGCCGTGGCTGATGGCTACCTGCGGCCTTACAAAGGCGTGGCGGTCCCGCTGAAATTTCCCCGGCAGGGCATCCGCTACGACGACCTTTCGGAGGAAGAAAAAGAAAAATACGAGGAAACCTTCGGCGACGAGAACGGCAACGTGCCGGACGGCTTCGACCCCGACGAACTGAATACCTGGCTTTTCAATCAGGACACCGTCGACAAGGTACTGCTCTACCTCATGGAGCGAGGCCAGAAAATCGAAGGGGGCGACCGCCTGGGCAAATCCATCATTTTTGCCAAAAATCACGCCCATCCCGAATACATTGTGCAGCGGTTCGACCTCCTTTTTCCGCACCTGCGGGGGCATTTCTGTAAACTGATCGATTACTCGCTCGGGGCGGTCGAATCCCAGAAGCTCATCGACGAGTTTTCTGACGAAAAGAAAAACGAATTTCAGCTTGCCGTTTCGGTTGATATGCTCGACACGGGCATCGATATTCCGGAGGTAGTCAATCTGGTGTTTTTCAAGCGGGTGATGTCGCGGGCCAAGTTCTGGCAGATGATCGGCCGGGGCACCCGGCTGCGGCCCCACCTCTTCGGACCCGGGCGGCACAAGGAGTTTTTCTATATTTTCGATTTCTGCGACAACTTCAGTTTCTTCAGCCAGCAAACCGAAGAACGCGATACGCCCGTTCCGCCGAGCCTGAGCGAGCAGATTTTCCTAACGCGGCTGCGCATCGTGCGGGCCATTCCCGATGAGGCGACCGGCGACCTGCTGGCCTTCCGGGAGGAAGTACGGGAAACCCTGCACGGGCAGGTACAGGCGCTGGACGAAGATTCCTTTCTGGTCCGGCAGCAATGGGAAGTCGTAAGCCATTACAAGGATGCCGCCCGCTGGCGGGTGCTGGATGAGGCGGATGTGACGGCCCTGCGCACGCATGTTGCCCCGCTGGTGCGCGACGAACGCAGCGACGAATCTGCCCGCCGTTTCGACCTGCTGGTGCTGCAAACCGCCCTGGCCCGGCTGAGTGGTCAGGGCCGGCAGGAGGCCGCCCTCACGGCTCGCATTCAGCGGGTAGCCCGGGGCCTGCAGAAGAAAGGGAGCGTGCCCGAAGTGGCCCGGCAAATGCCCCAGCTGGAACAGTGGAGTAAGGAAGATTTCTGGCCCGCCGTACCGGTTGGGTCGCTGGAACCCATCCGTCTGACCGGCCGGGGGCTGGTGCGCTATCTGGATAAGGATACCCGGGAGCCGATCTACACCAACTTCACGGACGAAATCAGCGGTCCTGAAGAGGTCCACGAGCACCTGGTGGGCTACGCCAGCAGCGAAGCGTACCGCGACCGCATGGAAAGCATCATCCGTAAAAACAGCAATCACCTCACCATCCGGAAGCTGCGCTTCAATACGCCGATTACCGAGGCCGAACTGGGAGAACTGGAGTGGATGTTGTTTGAGGAGACCGGTCTGGAATCCCGCGAGCAGTTTACGCAGGTGCTGGGGGAGCGGCCGCTGGGGGAATTTGTCCGTAGTCTGGTAGGACTGGACGTCACGGCCGCCAAGGAAGCGTTCTCCGCGTTTCTGGAGGCGGGCTCTCTGACGGTCGCTCAGCAGACCTTTCTGAATACCCTCATCGAATACCTGGCCGAAAACGGCACCATTGAGCTGAAAGTCCTTTTCAAACAACCGTTTACGGACATCGACAGTGGAGGCGTAGTGAATCTGTTTGATGATCGGTCCACGCAGCTATTTTCAATCATTGAAGGGATTAATGGAAATGCAAAGGCGGTAGGGTGA
- a CDS encoding Crp/Fnr family transcriptional regulator, producing MEELFTYLLQFGYLDPQQRELIRARAKLRTIVKGAYFAEAGKIATSLGFVTDGVFRVCYYDKRGDSFTRYFVYENRLVVDISSFRDEIPSAEYIEAITDCRLLVFSKEDFTELSRLIPGWHDIFAKITSHVLENKLKFTSNMLVQDAQERYLNFLDHYPGLANRIPLTMLASYLGITPSSLSRIRKKIL from the coding sequence ATGGAAGAACTCTTTACCTATTTGCTGCAGTTTGGCTACCTGGACCCGCAACAACGGGAGTTGATCCGGGCCAGGGCCAAACTCAGGACGATTGTCAAAGGAGCTTACTTTGCCGAGGCCGGAAAAATTGCTACTTCCCTGGGATTCGTAACGGACGGGGTTTTCCGGGTTTGTTACTACGATAAACGGGGCGACAGCTTCACCCGGTACTTTGTCTACGAGAACCGACTGGTCGTGGATATCAGCAGTTTTCGGGATGAGATTCCGTCAGCGGAGTACATTGAAGCCATTACGGATTGTCGGCTTTTGGTATTCTCCAAAGAAGACTTTACCGAGCTTTCCCGGCTCATTCCCGGCTGGCACGATATCTTCGCTAAAATTACGTCGCACGTCCTCGAAAATAAATTGAAGTTTACCAGTAATATGCTGGTGCAGGATGCCCAGGAAAGGTATCTGAATTTTCTGGACCATTACCCGGGACTGGCCAATCGGATTCCGCTCACGATGCTGGCCTCTTATCTGGGCATCACTCCCTCGTCGCTGAGTCGGATTCGGAAAAAAATCCTCTGA
- a CDS encoding CGNR zinc finger domain-containing protein: protein MDLLGGAACLDLVNTALEFDEPVERLHTYQDLLTLVRRLSLLSADTLTALERSAEEDSRQAERVLLKARQFRQSMLTIFAALVEGTLDNVSVSVLKTFNGFINEALDRQGFLPQANKLVRSQEHPQSELMQAVWVFCLSAYNLLSTQDQSLIKQCGGCAWFFLDTTKNHRRKWCDMQSCGSNEKARRYYQRKKQA from the coding sequence ATGGACCTTCTGGGCGGAGCTGCGTGTCTTGACCTGGTGAACACGGCACTTGAATTTGATGAGCCTGTAGAGCGGTTGCACACCTACCAGGATCTGCTGACTCTGGTCCGCCGGTTATCCCTGCTGAGTGCTGATACCCTCACCGCCCTGGAGCGATCAGCCGAAGAAGATTCCCGCCAGGCTGAGCGGGTACTGCTCAAAGCCCGTCAGTTCAGGCAGTCTATGCTGACTATTTTTGCCGCTTTGGTGGAGGGTACGTTAGACAACGTTTCGGTCTCGGTTTTGAAAACCTTCAACGGGTTTATCAATGAAGCCCTGGACAGACAGGGGTTTTTACCGCAGGCCAACAAGCTGGTACGGAGCCAGGAACATCCCCAAAGCGAACTCATGCAGGCGGTCTGGGTCTTTTGCTTATCGGCCTACAACCTGCTGAGCACTCAGGACCAGTCGCTGATTAAGCAATGCGGAGGCTGTGCCTGGTTTTTTCTGGATACCACCAAGAACCACCGGCGGAAGTGGTGCGATATGCAGTCCTGTGGGTCTAACGAGAAGGCTCGTCGCTACTACCAGCGCAAGAAACAGGCTTAA
- a CDS encoding chymotrypsin family serine protease produces the protein MNPFTKLSPVQWFRWILGILTFLATLYLLLHWLLPAGRSKTKLTRSDIAILSSILATQPDSTLLKDSDPSDTTRRKTAATPSAPGSQTTGSSSTATDDRLTPLQRGRILGYIAATYELEKSDSLVVNNWIRLFDKRSDLIRSLSNFVFPVRSYFWLYDGSLYAEIIFWTWFGLIASLLYSVSEALRGGVKAFDRNEIWVHIAKFFYAPLCALVIFLGLSLAIGEKEVIERIEYSPNQVLVAFLMGFFSGRLIELLQGLKNLVFPGGAGTPEAEKATPAEKTASPEPTADDIRKAIEELGPGLRLQFPNVVGLALQTKQTAGQPTGQLSILFEVRQKVAGITTGKIPDTLPFTTPDGRRVLIPTDVQEVGDIRFAAYTPGNPIHSNLPTAPGGSIRRQSLTNWGTLGLRLRGNQKDYVLSCYHVLCADLLQAGTTSVANQTNLPVVAPGTGGSPAPIGSVTDGRFDPESDFALVELTNAAAVGRFPAGQTQGFFDILFQPGDSLVGRTAVMIGAKSNRQEGKILAPYQEGDFILPGLTAKSMKGLIKTERLADEGDSGAAVFIEENNRKRVVGILIGFSNEASYVMPVSKFCLDHGVDLP, from the coding sequence ATGAATCCGTTTACCAAACTGTCACCCGTGCAATGGTTCCGGTGGATTCTGGGAATACTCACCTTCCTGGCCACTCTTTACCTTTTACTCCACTGGCTCCTTCCGGCAGGCCGGTCCAAAACCAAACTAACCCGGTCCGATATTGCCATCCTGAGCAGTATCCTCGCTACGCAGCCCGACAGCACCTTACTGAAGGACTCTGACCCGTCGGATACGACCCGCAGGAAAACGGCAGCCACTCCGTCGGCACCCGGTTCGCAGACAACGGGCTCCTCCTCAACCGCTACCGACGACAGGCTGACGCCGCTTCAGCGTGGGCGCATACTGGGCTACATCGCCGCCACCTACGAGCTGGAAAAATCCGATTCGCTGGTGGTCAATAACTGGATCAGGCTGTTCGACAAGCGTTCGGACCTTATCCGGTCGCTCAGCAATTTCGTCTTTCCGGTGCGGTCCTACTTCTGGCTATACGACGGCAGCCTGTACGCCGAGATCATCTTCTGGACGTGGTTCGGCCTTATTGCCAGCCTGCTCTACAGCGTCTCGGAAGCCCTTCGGGGCGGGGTGAAGGCTTTCGACCGCAACGAAATCTGGGTCCATATCGCCAAGTTTTTCTACGCGCCGCTCTGTGCGCTGGTCATCTTTCTGGGGTTGAGTCTGGCTATTGGCGAAAAGGAGGTGATCGAGCGCATCGAATACAGTCCCAATCAGGTGCTGGTGGCGTTTCTGATGGGCTTCTTCTCCGGGCGGCTTATCGAACTCCTGCAGGGACTCAAAAACCTGGTCTTTCCGGGCGGGGCAGGCACTCCGGAGGCGGAAAAGGCCACACCTGCCGAAAAGACCGCCTCGCCGGAACCGACCGCCGACGACATCCGCAAGGCCATCGAGGAGCTTGGTCCGGGGCTGCGGCTTCAGTTCCCGAATGTGGTCGGCCTCGCGCTTCAGACCAAACAGACGGCCGGACAACCCACCGGACAACTCTCGATCCTGTTTGAGGTCCGGCAAAAGGTGGCCGGCATCACCACCGGAAAAATTCCGGATACCCTTCCTTTTACCACGCCAGACGGACGCCGGGTGCTGATTCCTACCGACGTGCAGGAAGTGGGCGACATCCGGTTTGCGGCCTACACTCCCGGCAACCCGATCCACAGTAACCTGCCCACCGCTCCCGGCGGCAGCATCCGGCGGCAGTCCCTGACCAACTGGGGCACGCTGGGCCTGCGCCTGCGGGGCAATCAGAAAGACTACGTGCTGTCGTGCTACCATGTGCTTTGCGCCGATTTGCTACAGGCCGGGACCACGTCGGTAGCCAACCAGACCAATTTGCCGGTGGTGGCACCGGGCACAGGAGGCAGCCCGGCACCCATCGGGAGCGTCACCGACGGCCGTTTTGACCCGGAATCCGACTTTGCGCTGGTCGAGTTGACCAACGCGGCGGCGGTGGGCCGGTTTCCGGCCGGTCAGACCCAGGGTTTCTTCGACATCCTGTTTCAGCCGGGAGATTCGCTGGTGGGGCGCACGGCCGTCATGATCGGCGCGAAGTCCAACCGGCAGGAGGGGAAAATTCTGGCCCCGTATCAGGAGGGCGACTTCATCCTGCCCGGCCTGACGGCCAAATCGATGAAAGGACTCATCAAGACCGAACGCCTTGCCGACGAAGGCGACTCGGGAGCGGCCGTCTTTATTGAAGAAAACAACCGCAAACGGGTGGTCGGGATTCTGATCGGGTTCAGCAACGAGGCGTCGTATGTGATGCCCGTCAGCAAGTTCTGTTTAGACCATGGCGTTGATTTACCTTAA